The Chlorocebus sabaeus isolate Y175 chromosome 16, mChlSab1.0.hap1, whole genome shotgun sequence genome window below encodes:
- the TMUB2 gene encoding transmembrane and ubiquitin-like domain-containing protein 2 isoform X3, producing MESVDPAGSQAMELSDVTLIEGVGNEVMVVAGVVVLILALVLAWLSTYVADSGSNQLLGAIVSAGDTSVLHLGHVDHLVAGQGNPEPTELPHPSEGNDEKSEEAGEGRGDSTGEAGAGGGIEPSLEHLLDIQGLPKRQAGADSSSPEAPLRSEDSTCLPPSPGLITVRLKFLNDTEELAVARPEDTVGALKSKYFPGQESHMKLIYQGRLLQDPACTLRSLNITDNCVIHCHRSPPGSAVPGPSASLAPSATEPPSLGVNVGSLMVPVFVVLLGVVWYFRINYRQFFTAPATVSLVGVTVFFSFLVFGMYGR from the exons ATGGAGAG CGTGGACCCTGCCGGCAGCCAGGCCATGGAGCTCTCTGATGTCACCCTCATTGAGGGTGTGGGTAAtgaggtgatggtggtggcaggtgtggtggtgctgaTTCTAGCCTTGGTCCTAGCTTGGCTCTCTACCTACGTAGCAGACAGCGGTAGCAACCAGCTCCTGGGCGCCATTGTGTCAGCAGGTGACACATCCGTCCTCCACCTGGGGCATGTGGACCACCTGGTGGCAGGCCAAGGCAACCCTGAGCCAACTGAACTCCCCCATCCATCAGAGGGTAATGATGAGAAGTCTGAAGAGGCTGGTGAAGGTCGGGGAGACTCCACAGGGGAAGCTGGAGCTGGGGGTGGTATTGAACCCAGCCTTGAGCATCTCCTTGACATCCAAGGCCTGCCCAAAAGACAAGCAGGTGCAGACAGCAGCAGTCCAGAGGCCCCCCTGAGATCTGAGGATAgcacctgcctccctcccagccctggcctcATCACTGTACGGCTCAAATTCCTCAATGATACCGAGGAGCTGGCTGTGGCTAGGCCAGAGGATACCGTGGGTGCCCTGAAGAG CAAATACTTCCCTGGACAAGAAAGCCACATGAAACTGATCTACCAGGGCCGCCTGCTACAGGACCCAGCCTGCACACTGCGTTCTCTGAACATTACTGACAACTGTGTGATTCACTGCCACCGCTCACCCCCAGGGTCAGCTGTTCCAGGCCCCTCAGCCTCCTTGGCCCCCTCAGCCACTGAGCCACCCAGCCTTGGTGTCAATGTGGGCAGCCTCATGGTGCCTGTCTTTGTGGTGCTATTGGGTGTGGTCTGGTACTTCCGAATCAATTACCGCCAATTCTTCACAGCACCTGCCACTGTCTCCCTGGTGGGAGTCACCGTCTTTTTCAGCTTCCTAGTATTTGGGATGTATGGACGATAA
- the TMUB2 gene encoding transmembrane and ubiquitin-like domain-containing protein 2 isoform X1, with the protein MISRHLQNNLMRYSLSNYWSIILDTSVPREIHTILVYQESNREMESVDPAGSQAMELSDVTLIEGVGNEVMVVAGVVVLILALVLAWLSTYVADSGSNQLLGAIVSAGDTSVLHLGHVDHLVAGQGNPEPTELPHPSEGNDEKSEEAGEGRGDSTGEAGAGGGIEPSLEHLLDIQGLPKRQAGADSSSPEAPLRSEDSTCLPPSPGLITVRLKFLNDTEELAVARPEDTVGALKSKYFPGQESHMKLIYQGRLLQDPACTLRSLNITDNCVIHCHRSPPGSAVPGPSASLAPSATEPPSLGVNVGSLMVPVFVVLLGVVWYFRINYRQFFTAPATVSLVGVTVFFSFLVFGMYGR; encoded by the exons ATGATTTCACGTCATCTTCAAAACAACCTCATGAG ATATTCTTTGAGCAACTACTGGAGCATTATATTGGACACTTCAGTACCAAGAGAAATACATACGATCCTTGTCTACCAGGAGTCTAATAGAGAGATGGAGAG CGTGGACCCTGCCGGCAGCCAGGCCATGGAGCTCTCTGATGTCACCCTCATTGAGGGTGTGGGTAAtgaggtgatggtggtggcaggtgtggtggtgctgaTTCTAGCCTTGGTCCTAGCTTGGCTCTCTACCTACGTAGCAGACAGCGGTAGCAACCAGCTCCTGGGCGCCATTGTGTCAGCAGGTGACACATCCGTCCTCCACCTGGGGCATGTGGACCACCTGGTGGCAGGCCAAGGCAACCCTGAGCCAACTGAACTCCCCCATCCATCAGAGGGTAATGATGAGAAGTCTGAAGAGGCTGGTGAAGGTCGGGGAGACTCCACAGGGGAAGCTGGAGCTGGGGGTGGTATTGAACCCAGCCTTGAGCATCTCCTTGACATCCAAGGCCTGCCCAAAAGACAAGCAGGTGCAGACAGCAGCAGTCCAGAGGCCCCCCTGAGATCTGAGGATAgcacctgcctccctcccagccctggcctcATCACTGTACGGCTCAAATTCCTCAATGATACCGAGGAGCTGGCTGTGGCTAGGCCAGAGGATACCGTGGGTGCCCTGAAGAG CAAATACTTCCCTGGACAAGAAAGCCACATGAAACTGATCTACCAGGGCCGCCTGCTACAGGACCCAGCCTGCACACTGCGTTCTCTGAACATTACTGACAACTGTGTGATTCACTGCCACCGCTCACCCCCAGGGTCAGCTGTTCCAGGCCCCTCAGCCTCCTTGGCCCCCTCAGCCACTGAGCCACCCAGCCTTGGTGTCAATGTGGGCAGCCTCATGGTGCCTGTCTTTGTGGTGCTATTGGGTGTGGTCTGGTACTTCCGAATCAATTACCGCCAATTCTTCACAGCACCTGCCACTGTCTCCCTGGTGGGAGTCACCGTCTTTTTCAGCTTCCTAGTATTTGGGATGTATGGACGATAA
- the TMUB2 gene encoding transmembrane and ubiquitin-like domain-containing protein 2 isoform X4, whose amino-acid sequence MELSDVTLIEGVGNEVMVVAGVVVLILALVLAWLSTYVADSGSNQLLGAIVSAGDTSVLHLGHVDHLVAGQGNPEPTELPHPSEGNDEKSEEAGEGRGDSTGEAGAGGGIEPSLEHLLDIQGLPKRQAGADSSSPEAPLRSEDSTCLPPSPGLITVRLKFLNDTEELAVARPEDTVGALKSKYFPGQESHMKLIYQGRLLQDPACTLRSLNITDNCVIHCHRSPPGSAVPGPSASLAPSATEPPSLGVNVGSLMVPVFVVLLGVVWYFRINYRQFFTAPATVSLVGVTVFFSFLVFGMYGR is encoded by the exons ATGGAGCTCTCTGATGTCACCCTCATTGAGGGTGTGGGTAAtgaggtgatggtggtggcaggtgtggtggtgctgaTTCTAGCCTTGGTCCTAGCTTGGCTCTCTACCTACGTAGCAGACAGCGGTAGCAACCAGCTCCTGGGCGCCATTGTGTCAGCAGGTGACACATCCGTCCTCCACCTGGGGCATGTGGACCACCTGGTGGCAGGCCAAGGCAACCCTGAGCCAACTGAACTCCCCCATCCATCAGAGGGTAATGATGAGAAGTCTGAAGAGGCTGGTGAAGGTCGGGGAGACTCCACAGGGGAAGCTGGAGCTGGGGGTGGTATTGAACCCAGCCTTGAGCATCTCCTTGACATCCAAGGCCTGCCCAAAAGACAAGCAGGTGCAGACAGCAGCAGTCCAGAGGCCCCCCTGAGATCTGAGGATAgcacctgcctccctcccagccctggcctcATCACTGTACGGCTCAAATTCCTCAATGATACCGAGGAGCTGGCTGTGGCTAGGCCAGAGGATACCGTGGGTGCCCTGAAGAG CAAATACTTCCCTGGACAAGAAAGCCACATGAAACTGATCTACCAGGGCCGCCTGCTACAGGACCCAGCCTGCACACTGCGTTCTCTGAACATTACTGACAACTGTGTGATTCACTGCCACCGCTCACCCCCAGGGTCAGCTGTTCCAGGCCCCTCAGCCTCCTTGGCCCCCTCAGCCACTGAGCCACCCAGCCTTGGTGTCAATGTGGGCAGCCTCATGGTGCCTGTCTTTGTGGTGCTATTGGGTGTGGTCTGGTACTTCCGAATCAATTACCGCCAATTCTTCACAGCACCTGCCACTGTCTCCCTGGTGGGAGTCACCGTCTTTTTCAGCTTCCTAGTATTTGGGATGTATGGACGATAA
- the TMUB2 gene encoding transmembrane and ubiquitin-like domain-containing protein 2 isoform X2 has protein sequence MISRHLQNNLMSVDPAGSQAMELSDVTLIEGVGNEVMVVAGVVVLILALVLAWLSTYVADSGSNQLLGAIVSAGDTSVLHLGHVDHLVAGQGNPEPTELPHPSEGNDEKSEEAGEGRGDSTGEAGAGGGIEPSLEHLLDIQGLPKRQAGADSSSPEAPLRSEDSTCLPPSPGLITVRLKFLNDTEELAVARPEDTVGALKSKYFPGQESHMKLIYQGRLLQDPACTLRSLNITDNCVIHCHRSPPGSAVPGPSASLAPSATEPPSLGVNVGSLMVPVFVVLLGVVWYFRINYRQFFTAPATVSLVGVTVFFSFLVFGMYGR, from the exons ATGATTTCACGTCATCTTCAAAACAACCTCATGAG CGTGGACCCTGCCGGCAGCCAGGCCATGGAGCTCTCTGATGTCACCCTCATTGAGGGTGTGGGTAAtgaggtgatggtggtggcaggtgtggtggtgctgaTTCTAGCCTTGGTCCTAGCTTGGCTCTCTACCTACGTAGCAGACAGCGGTAGCAACCAGCTCCTGGGCGCCATTGTGTCAGCAGGTGACACATCCGTCCTCCACCTGGGGCATGTGGACCACCTGGTGGCAGGCCAAGGCAACCCTGAGCCAACTGAACTCCCCCATCCATCAGAGGGTAATGATGAGAAGTCTGAAGAGGCTGGTGAAGGTCGGGGAGACTCCACAGGGGAAGCTGGAGCTGGGGGTGGTATTGAACCCAGCCTTGAGCATCTCCTTGACATCCAAGGCCTGCCCAAAAGACAAGCAGGTGCAGACAGCAGCAGTCCAGAGGCCCCCCTGAGATCTGAGGATAgcacctgcctccctcccagccctggcctcATCACTGTACGGCTCAAATTCCTCAATGATACCGAGGAGCTGGCTGTGGCTAGGCCAGAGGATACCGTGGGTGCCCTGAAGAG CAAATACTTCCCTGGACAAGAAAGCCACATGAAACTGATCTACCAGGGCCGCCTGCTACAGGACCCAGCCTGCACACTGCGTTCTCTGAACATTACTGACAACTGTGTGATTCACTGCCACCGCTCACCCCCAGGGTCAGCTGTTCCAGGCCCCTCAGCCTCCTTGGCCCCCTCAGCCACTGAGCCACCCAGCCTTGGTGTCAATGTGGGCAGCCTCATGGTGCCTGTCTTTGTGGTGCTATTGGGTGTGGTCTGGTACTTCCGAATCAATTACCGCCAATTCTTCACAGCACCTGCCACTGTCTCCCTGGTGGGAGTCACCGTCTTTTTCAGCTTCCTAGTATTTGGGATGTATGGACGATAA
- the ASB16 gene encoding ankyrin repeat and SOCS box protein 16: MARETFPFTSSTLRSLRLQREWLEWEDRRRAAAQQCRSRRCPSSPRARLTRPHRSCRDPAVHHALFSGDLQQVQALFQDEEAANMIVETVSNQLAWSAEQGFWVLTPKTKQTAPLAIATARGYTDCARHLIRQGAELDARVGGRTALHEACARAQLDCVRLLLTFGAKANVLTEEGMTPLHLCTIPESLQCAKLLLEAGATVNLAAGESQETPLHVAAARGLEQHVALYLEHGADVGLRTSQGETALNAACAGAEGPGSCRRHQVAARRLLEAGADARAAGRKRHTPLHNACANGCGGLAELLLRHGAQAEVPNGAGHTPMDCALQAVQDAPNWEPEVLFAALLDYGAQPVRPEMLKHCANFPRALEVLLNAYPCVPSCETWVEAVLPELWKEHEAFYSSALCMVNQPRRLQHLARLAVRARLGSRCRQGATQLPLPPLLRDYLLLRVEGRIQ, from the exons ATGGCAAGGGAGACCTTCCCTTTCACCTCTTCCACGCTGCGCTCTCTCCGCCTGCAGCGGGAGTGGCTGGAATGGGAGGACCGGCGGCGGGCAGCTGCCCAGCAATGCCGGAGCCGAAGGTGCCCGTCAAGTCCCCGGGCCCGACTCACTAGGCCTCACCGTTCCTGCCGAGACCCAGCTGTCCACCATGCCCTGTTCTCCGGCGACCTGCAGCAGGTCCAAGCCCTGTTCCAAGATGAAGAGGCCGCCAACATGATTGTGGAGACTGTGAGCAACCAGCTGGCCTGGTCAGCTGAACAGG GGTTCTGGGTGCTGACCCCCAAGACCAAGCAGACGGCACCCCTCGCCATCGCCACAGCCCGAGGCTACACAGACTGTGCTCGCCACCTGATCCGGCAGGGAGCTGAGCTGGATGCCCGCGTCGGGGGTCGCACTGCCTTGCACGAGGCCTGTGCCCGGGCCCAGCTCGACTGTGTGCGGCTGCTGCTGACCTTCGGAGCCAAGGCTAACGTGCTGACTGAGGAGGGCATGACTCCCTTGCACCTCTGCACGATTCCCGAGTCCTTGCA GTGCGCCAAGTTGCTGCTGGAAGCGGGAGCGACGGTGAACCTGGCGGCAGGCGAGAGCCAGGAGACGCCCCTGCATGTGGCGGCGGCGCGCGGCCTGGAGCAGCATGTGGCTCTGTACCTGGAGCATGGCGCCGACGTGGGCCTGCGCACCAGCCAGGGCGAGACGGCACTGAACGCGGCATGCGCTGGGGCCGAGGGCCCCGGCAGCTGCAGGCGGCACCAGGTTGCGGCGCGCCGGCTCCTGGAAGCTGGAGCTGATGCCCGGGCGGCCGGGCGCAAGCGCCACACGCCGCTGCACAACGCCTGTGCCAACGGCTGCGGGGGCCTGGCCGAGCTGCTGCTGCGCCATGGGGCCCAGGCTGAGGTCCCCAATGGGGCGGGCCACACGCCCATGGACTGTGCGCTGCAGGCCGTCCAGGACGCCCCCAACTGGGAGCCCGAGGTCCTCTTCGCCGCACTGCTGGACTACGGGGCCCAGCCTGTGCGCCCTGAG ATGCTGAAACACTGTGCCAACTTCCCTCGGGCCCTGGAAGTCCTGCTTAATGCCTATCCTTGTGTCCCATCCTGTGAGACCTGGGTGGAGGCGGTGCTCCCAGAACTGTGGAAG GAGCACGAAGCCTTCTACAGCTCGGCCCTGTGCATGGTGAACCAGCCAAGGCGGCTGCAGCACCTGGCCCGACTAGCTGTGCGCGCTCGGTTGGGAAGCCGCTGCCGGCAGGGTGCCACCCAGCTGCCACTGCCCCCGCTCCTCAGGGACTACCTGCTGTTGCGTGTGGAGGGGCGCATCCAGTGA